From a region of the Salarias fasciatus chromosome 6, fSalaFa1.1, whole genome shotgun sequence genome:
- the LOC115390570 gene encoding ATP-sensitive inward rectifier potassium channel 12-like has protein sequence MVGTARPNLHYCPRRHSLMITGAMGAVRVNRYSIVSTDDDALKISSLGLHNGHSPLTQQTLSGAMRGEEGGGGGGGGGGGGDCPGTDEGRGALSLRVTNEPIVHNSCRASPSCRLGLDLSTGRLRSRFVKKNGQCNVVFNNMEDKPRRYLADIFTTCVDIRWRYLLLIFTTTFLLSWLLFGLIFWGVALAHGDFDLRVPVKDGDPRSATEEGKDEWRPCILHIQGFIGAFLFSIETQTTIGYGFRCVTEECPIAVVTVVVQSIVGCIIDSFMIGTIMAKMVRPKKRAQTLLFSHHAVIALRDGKLCLMWRLGNMRKSHIVEAHVRAQLIKPHMTVEGEYLPLEQTDIDVGYDDGLDRLFLVSPLVVVHEINKNSPLYNLSRADLQKEDFEIVVILEGMVEATAMTTQARSSYLAKEILWGHRFEPVVFEKGDRYHVDYSRFHKTYEVPSTPLCSARELSHMSGRGGQSSSSSSSCSRSPSPFAPRAARRLLGSHSPSAFCYENEVALCCGDDEDEGDAKEEVANVNARSDREAKMRDDIHLGFKETFVEEQTVEMLCVLDTENQLGLDRLQPSLPLYISRESGV, from the exons ATGGTTGGAACTGCCCGCCCCAACCTACATTACTGCCCCCGCAGACACAGCCTGATGATCACTGGTGCCATGGGAGCGGTGCGAGTCAACAG ATACAGCATCGTTTCCACAGACGACGATGCCCTGAAGATCTCCAGCCTGGGGCTCCACAACGGCCACAGCCCTCTGActcagcagactctgtctggggCCATGCGaggtgaggagggcggaggaggcggaggaggaggaggaggaggaggggactgCCCAGGAACTGATGAAGGCAGAGGCGCTTTATCTCTGAGGGTCACCAACGAGCCCATCGTCCACAACAGCTGCCGCGCTTCGCCTTCGTGCCGCCTGGGCCTGGATCTGAGCACGGGACGCCTCCGAAGCCGCTTCGTGAAGAAGAACGGCCAATGCAACGTGGTTTTTAACAACATGGAGGACAAGCCGCGGCGCTACCTGGCCGACATTTTCACCACCTGTGTGGATATACGCTGGCgctacctgctgctgatcttcACCACCACCTTCCtgctgtcatggctgctgttcGGCCTGATATTCTGGGGAGTGGCGCTCGCGCACGGGGACTTTGACCTTCGCGTTCCCGTGAAGGACGGGGATCCCCGGAGCGCCACGGAGGAGGGGAAAGACGAATGGCGACCGTGTATTCTCCACATCCAGGGCTTCATCGGGGCTTTCCTCTTCTCCatagagacccagaccaccatTGGATACGGTTTCCGGTGCGTCACCGAAGAGTGTCCGATCGCGGTGGTGACCGTGGTGGTGCAGTCCATCGTGGGCTGCATCATCGACTCCTTCATGATCGGCACCATCATGGCCAAGATGGTGCGGCCCAAGAAACGGGCACAGACCTTGCTGTTCTCTCACCATGCTGTCATTGCGCTGCGCGATGGCAAGCTGTGCCTCATGTGGCGCCTGGGGAACATGCGGAAGAGCCACATCGTCGAGGCTCACGTCCGTGCTCAGCTCATTAAGCCGCACATGACTGTGGAGGGCGAGTACCTCCCCTTAGAGCAGACTGACATCGACGTCGGCTACGATGACGGTTTGGACCGGCTGTTCCTGGTGTCGCCGCTGGTGGTGGTCCACGAGATCAACAAGAACAGTCCGCTGTACAACCTGAGCCGGGCCGAcctgcaaaaggaggactttgaGATTGTGGTCATCCTGGAGGGGATGGTGGAGGCCACGGCCATGACCACTCAGGCACGCAGCTCATACCTGGCCAAGGAGATCCTCTGGGGGCACCGCTTTGAGCCCGTGGTGTTCGAGAAGGGCGACCGCTACCACGTGGACTATTCCCGCTTCCATAAGACCTACGAGGTGCCCTCCACGCCCCTCTGCAGCGCCAGGGAACTGAGTCATATGAGCGGCCGCGGTGGGcagtcctcgtcctcgtcctccagctgctcccggTCGCCATCGCCCTTCGCCCCCAGAGCAGCCCGACGCCTGCTGGGCTCCCACTCGCCCAGCGCCTTCTGCTACGAGAACGAGGTGGCCTTGTGCTGCGgggacgacgaggacgagggGGACGCGAAGGAGGAGGTGGCGAACGTCAACGCGAGGAGCGACCGGGAGGCAAAGATGCGAGATGACATTCATTTGGGTTTCAAGGAGACGTTTGTGGAGGAGCAGACGGTGGAGATGCTGTGCGTTCTGGACACAGAGAATCAGCTCGGCCTTGATAGACTACAGCCCAGCCTACCTTTGTACATCAGCAGAGAGTCAGGGGTCTAA